One genomic region from Natrinema caseinilyticum encodes:
- a CDS encoding phosphate signaling complex PhoU family protein has product METRKVQRLGPSTLAMTLPAEWASEHGVEKGDEVSLRTSGKGTLTVMPESASTEETEAIIHTDDLDADAVERAIVAQYVLGRRIIRIEREDGALESAHINAVYQAETQLMGLGVIEETPESISIRCSVDPEDFTLDNLLERLERTGQTMRGEGIKALAHGNPDLAQRALNRERQANKIFVLLLRLIFTAYQNPNLARAVGLNSGFPLIGYRSIAKNLELTADNAEDIAEIVIETEGHTLNVDSSVMRDIRELNELVDDITSRAVEAAVERDYDKSNEVRKLFHDVANREQEILAELPEMENEDLLRVREVLVSLQQTAQYAMRNAEIAANLALNEESEHTTIK; this is encoded by the coding sequence ATGGAAACGCGGAAAGTGCAACGACTCGGGCCGTCGACGCTTGCGATGACGCTCCCGGCAGAGTGGGCGTCCGAACACGGCGTCGAAAAAGGCGACGAAGTGTCGCTTCGGACCAGCGGGAAAGGCACCCTCACTGTGATGCCCGAGTCCGCGAGTACCGAAGAGACGGAAGCGATCATCCACACCGACGACCTCGACGCGGACGCCGTCGAACGGGCGATCGTCGCCCAGTACGTCCTCGGCCGACGCATCATCCGCATCGAGCGCGAAGACGGGGCCCTCGAATCGGCCCACATCAACGCAGTCTACCAGGCGGAAACGCAGCTCATGGGCCTGGGCGTCATCGAGGAGACGCCCGAGAGCATCTCGATTCGCTGCTCGGTGGATCCCGAGGACTTCACGCTCGACAATCTTCTCGAGCGCCTCGAGCGAACCGGACAGACGATGCGCGGCGAGGGCATCAAAGCGCTGGCTCACGGCAATCCCGACCTGGCACAACGCGCGCTGAATCGGGAGCGGCAAGCCAACAAAATATTCGTCCTCCTGTTGCGGCTGATCTTCACGGCGTACCAGAACCCCAACCTCGCGCGAGCCGTCGGACTGAACAGCGGCTTTCCGCTGATCGGCTACCGATCGATCGCGAAGAACCTCGAGTTGACGGCCGACAACGCGGAGGACATCGCCGAGATCGTCATCGAGACCGAAGGTCACACCCTGAACGTCGACAGTTCGGTGATGCGTGATATTCGGGAACTGAACGAACTCGTAGACGACATCACATCGCGGGCCGTCGAAGCGGCCGTCGAACGCGATTACGACAAGTCTAACGAAGTCCGGAAACTGTTCCACGACGTCGCAAACCGCGAGCAGGAGATACTCGCCGAACTGCCGGAGATGGAAAACGAGGATCTGCTTCGGGTCCGCGAGGTCCTCGTCAGCCTCCAACAAACCGCTCAGTACGCGATGCGAAACGCGGAAATCGCGGCCAATCTCGCGCTCAACGAGGAATCGGAGCACACGACGATCAAGTGA
- a CDS encoding PQQ-binding-like beta-propeller repeat protein, translating to MTDYGRRRFLTYAGLTVAWGGGIATATDVSEGAVSVGSTMAGGADGWSMRHGNAGNTGSVPKAAGPEQSVTIAWTYESEGSFAVVDETVYLVAADGRVHAIDATDGSPEWKQKISSGDSERAVGSPAVTADTVYVCGDRASPTLTALDAASGDVRWQKSDLGYETNQAPIVANGSVFLVVDKVLRALDADTGEKQWDFKPNPVTVDGDEYSGVLGRRPVAVVDETVFAVSNKRLFARNAETGDERWTDSFAENWATNGFSGLPIADGGVVAATKADTVVLFDTKTGEKRGELSTRSADAMTTARVYAVGNAGSDSGGQAVITGYDRETGESVWQSSEQFASVGRPIADDGSVYAPVEKPSGKTGLIAFDDADGSTKWSVTTDAHPKRIAVADGALYANVDGTLLAIRGENADETEKESNESNAESNPGFTPGISIASGALALEWLRRRRKSDERTD from the coding sequence ATGACCGATTACGGTAGACGGCGGTTTCTGACGTATGCCGGGCTGACGGTTGCTTGGGGAGGGGGTATCGCAACCGCAACTGACGTCTCCGAAGGCGCGGTGTCAGTCGGGTCGACGATGGCTGGAGGGGCCGACGGGTGGTCGATGAGGCACGGAAACGCGGGGAACACCGGCTCCGTCCCGAAGGCGGCCGGACCGGAACAGTCTGTTACCATCGCCTGGACGTACGAGAGCGAGGGTTCGTTCGCTGTGGTCGACGAGACGGTCTATCTCGTCGCGGCCGACGGCCGGGTTCACGCGATCGACGCGACCGACGGGTCACCCGAATGGAAACAGAAGATCTCGTCGGGAGATTCCGAGAGAGCGGTGGGGTCGCCGGCGGTGACTGCCGACACCGTGTACGTCTGTGGAGACCGAGCCAGTCCGACGCTAACGGCCCTCGACGCCGCGAGCGGGGACGTCCGCTGGCAGAAGTCCGATCTGGGCTACGAGACGAATCAAGCACCGATCGTCGCAAACGGGTCTGTATTTCTCGTCGTCGACAAGGTCCTGCGCGCTCTCGATGCGGACACGGGGGAGAAGCAATGGGACTTCAAGCCAAATCCGGTTACCGTCGATGGAGATGAGTACAGCGGTGTGTTGGGTAGACGGCCGGTCGCCGTCGTGGACGAGACCGTCTTCGCCGTGAGCAACAAACGACTGTTCGCACGGAACGCCGAGACCGGCGACGAGCGGTGGACGGATTCGTTCGCCGAAAACTGGGCAACCAACGGATTCTCCGGACTGCCGATCGCCGACGGCGGCGTCGTCGCGGCCACCAAAGCCGATACCGTGGTGCTCTTCGATACGAAGACGGGCGAGAAACGAGGGGAACTGTCGACCCGTTCGGCAGATGCGATGACCACAGCGCGCGTCTACGCGGTTGGAAACGCGGGTTCCGATAGCGGCGGACAGGCGGTCATCACCGGCTACGACCGAGAGACCGGTGAGAGCGTCTGGCAGTCCTCGGAGCAGTTCGCGTCGGTCGGGAGACCGATCGCCGACGACGGATCCGTGTACGCACCTGTCGAAAAACCGTCCGGGAAAACCGGTCTGATCGCCTTCGACGACGCGGACGGAAGCACCAAGTGGAGCGTCACCACCGACGCCCACCCGAAGCGGATCGCAGTCGCCGACGGGGCCCTCTACGCGAACGTCGACGGAACCCTACTGGCGATTCGGGGCGAAAACGCCGACGAGACTGAGAAAGAATCGAACGAGTCGAACGCAGAGAGTAACCCCGGGTTCACTCCCGGTATCAGCATCGCGAGCGGTGCACTCGCCCTCGAGTGGCTTCGCCGCCGACGGAAGTCCGACGAACGGACCGACTAA
- a CDS encoding competence/damage-inducible protein A, whose protein sequence is MEVAVVTVGNELLAGRTTDTNATWLCERLDDRGVTVERVTTVPDRVGDIARVVNEYRAEYDAVIVTGGLGPTHDDLTMDGVAAALGRSLETHDVALAWLEENGYDRQDLASGTTDLPAGARALHNEVGVAPGAALEDVYVLPGVPSEMKAMFETIADEFEGPPKYRATVVADEPESALVERIADLRDGFDVTVGSYPGESVRIELESTDEETVEEAASWLRKRVDLV, encoded by the coding sequence ATGGAAGTCGCGGTCGTCACGGTCGGCAACGAACTACTCGCCGGACGAACGACGGATACGAACGCAACGTGGCTCTGTGAGCGCCTCGACGATCGCGGCGTCACCGTCGAACGCGTCACGACGGTTCCGGACCGCGTCGGCGACATCGCCCGCGTGGTCAACGAATATCGAGCCGAGTACGACGCCGTTATCGTTACCGGTGGACTCGGCCCGACGCACGACGATCTCACCATGGACGGCGTCGCAGCCGCGCTCGGTCGGTCGCTCGAGACACACGACGTTGCACTCGCCTGGCTCGAAGAAAACGGGTACGACCGCCAGGATCTGGCGTCGGGAACGACCGACTTACCCGCTGGCGCGAGAGCACTCCACAACGAGGTGGGTGTCGCCCCCGGCGCGGCGCTGGAAGACGTCTACGTCCTCCCCGGCGTCCCGTCCGAAATGAAAGCGATGTTCGAGACGATCGCGGACGAATTCGAGGGACCGCCGAAGTACAGGGCGACCGTCGTCGCCGACGAACCCGAGAGCGCGCTCGTAGAGCGGATCGCCGACCTCCGCGACGGGTTCGACGTCACCGTCGGGAGCTATCCGGGCGAATCGGTCCGGATCGAACTCGAGAGCACGGACGAAGAGACCGTCGAAGAAGCGGCTTCGTGGCTGCGAAAACGGGTCGACCTGGTCTGA
- a CDS encoding DUF7525 family protein, with protein MATQSETTDKGVGLALALSALAVIGALAMAAGAPETTAAWGFAAAVLFSSLAVVSIHLYWQ; from the coding sequence ATGGCTACGCAATCGGAAACGACGGACAAGGGCGTTGGACTCGCGCTCGCGCTGAGCGCGCTGGCGGTGATCGGGGCACTCGCGATGGCGGCCGGGGCACCTGAGACGACGGCGGCCTGGGGATTCGCGGCTGCGGTGCTCTTTAGCTCGCTGGCGGTCGTCAGCATTCACCTCTACTGGCAGTAA
- a CDS encoding DUF7123 family protein yields MNDYSDEERRILSYLRESAARGEEYFRAKNIADAIGLSSKQVGARLPHLAEKTDEVDIEKWGRARSTTWRVTIS; encoded by the coding sequence ATGAACGACTACTCCGACGAAGAACGGCGAATCCTCTCGTATCTCCGTGAGAGCGCCGCCCGCGGCGAGGAATACTTCCGCGCGAAGAACATCGCGGACGCGATCGGCCTCTCGTCGAAACAGGTAGGCGCACGGCTGCCACACCTCGCGGAGAAGACGGACGAAGTCGACATCGAGAAATGGGGACGCGCCAGATCGACGACCTGGCGAGTCACGATCAGCTAA
- the yqeC gene encoding selenium cofactor biosynthesis protein YqeC, whose protein sequence is MDVLEALRAETGVVAVVGAGGKKTTLYALARRAARETNGRVVVTATVRIPPFDRRVAQVLLTDDPAAALEETTSWPVGVVPERDGADRYGGYDPTVVDRLAETGSADLVLVKADGARTREFKAPGDREPRLPRRVDTVIPIASVRAVGSPLSADHVHRPERVAAITGRDRGDPIRPGDVARVLASERGGLKGVPDGATVVPLLNKVDDDDLRAVATEIATELLERAPSVERVVLARMIADDPVVEVVEA, encoded by the coding sequence ATGGACGTCCTCGAAGCGCTTCGGGCCGAGACTGGTGTCGTTGCCGTCGTCGGTGCCGGGGGCAAAAAGACGACGCTCTACGCGCTGGCCAGGCGCGCCGCCCGCGAGACGAACGGACGGGTGGTCGTGACGGCGACGGTTCGAATCCCACCGTTCGATCGGCGCGTGGCGCAGGTTCTCCTGACCGACGATCCGGCCGCGGCTCTCGAGGAGACGACTTCCTGGCCCGTTGGAGTCGTTCCCGAGCGGGACGGAGCGGATCGGTACGGTGGATACGACCCCACCGTCGTCGATCGACTCGCGGAGACGGGGAGTGCCGACCTCGTGCTCGTCAAGGCAGACGGTGCCCGAACGAGGGAGTTCAAGGCGCCCGGCGATCGCGAACCGCGACTTCCCCGCCGCGTCGACACCGTGATCCCTATCGCGAGCGTTCGAGCCGTCGGGAGTCCGCTTTCGGCCGACCACGTCCACCGACCCGAGCGAGTGGCGGCGATCACGGGCCGCGACCGTGGCGACCCGATTCGACCAGGTGACGTGGCTCGCGTCCTCGCGAGCGAGCGCGGCGGACTGAAAGGCGTCCCCGACGGGGCGACGGTCGTCCCGCTGCTCAACAAGGTCGACGACGACGACCTGCGAGCGGTCGCCACGGAGATAGCGACGGAGCTACTCGAGCGAGCACCGTCCGTCGAACGAGTGGTACTGGCGCGGATGATCGCCGACGACCCGGTGGTCGAGGTCGTCGAAGCGTAG
- the queC gene encoding 7-cyano-7-deazaguanine synthase QueC: MTDTTHTTNSETDESTAKRAVVLLSGGMDSATAAFEASDRGYEIYALHTSYGQRTEDRELECARRIADELGAADFLRIETGHLAAIGASSLTDHEMAVADADVESDEIPSSYVPFRNANLLAMAVSYAEAADCEAVFIGAHSEDFSGYPDCRPAFFEAFERVVDVGTKPETEIAIEAPFVDGSKTDIAQRGVELEVPYEHTWSCYRENEPACGTCDACAFRLQAFQNVGVRDPIEYAERPSDDDHR, from the coding sequence ATGACTGATACCACCCACACGACGAATTCCGAGACCGACGAATCGACCGCCAAACGAGCCGTCGTCCTCCTCTCGGGCGGTATGGACAGCGCCACCGCCGCCTTCGAGGCCAGCGATCGCGGCTACGAGATTTACGCGTTGCACACGTCCTACGGCCAGCGTACCGAAGACCGCGAGCTCGAGTGCGCCCGCCGGATCGCCGACGAACTCGGCGCCGCGGACTTCCTGCGGATCGAAACCGGTCACCTCGCGGCGATCGGCGCCTCGAGTCTGACGGACCACGAGATGGCCGTCGCCGATGCGGACGTAGAGAGCGACGAGATACCGTCCTCCTACGTCCCCTTCCGGAACGCGAATCTGCTCGCGATGGCCGTCTCCTACGCCGAAGCGGCCGATTGCGAGGCGGTTTTCATCGGCGCCCACAGCGAGGATTTCTCGGGCTATCCGGACTGTCGACCAGCGTTCTTCGAGGCCTTCGAGCGCGTCGTCGACGTCGGCACGAAGCCCGAGACGGAGATCGCGATCGAAGCGCCGTTCGTCGACGGGTCCAAAACCGACATCGCCCAGCGGGGCGTGGAACTCGAGGTTCCGTACGAACACACCTGGAGTTGCTATCGAGAGAACGAACCCGCGTGTGGCACCTGCGACGCCTGTGCCTTCCGCCTGCAGGCGTTTCAGAACGTCGGCGTTCGGGACCCGATCGAGTACGCCGAGCGGCCGTCGGACGACGATCACCGGTAA
- a CDS encoding molybdenum cofactor guanylyltransferase, which yields MALETGRAERTGLVLAGGYSSRFGDADKAVSDLAGTPMIRRVVDRIEPVVDDLVINCRAEQRPAIRAALEGVSDASFAVDPIPDRGPMAGIMTGLRASETTSALVVACDMPFVESALVDHLFARVGGHDAAVPRLDDRWFQTTQAVYRVDPMADACERALERDDRRITDPLSELDYVVVDEHEVREHAALETFENVNTREEFEAAAARLEAE from the coding sequence ATGGCCCTCGAGACCGGCCGAGCGGAACGAACGGGGCTCGTCCTCGCAGGCGGCTACTCGAGCCGTTTTGGCGACGCGGACAAGGCCGTCAGCGACCTCGCCGGGACGCCGATGATCCGCCGGGTCGTCGACCGGATCGAACCGGTCGTCGACGACCTCGTAATCAACTGCCGCGCGGAGCAGAGACCGGCGATCCGGGCCGCACTCGAGGGCGTCTCGGACGCGTCGTTCGCGGTCGACCCGATTCCCGACCGCGGGCCGATGGCTGGCATCATGACCGGATTGCGCGCGTCCGAGACGACGTCGGCCCTCGTCGTCGCCTGCGATATGCCCTTCGTCGAGTCGGCCCTCGTCGATCACCTCTTCGCGCGAGTCGGCGGCCACGATGCGGCAGTCCCGCGCCTCGACGACCGGTGGTTCCAGACCACGCAGGCCGTCTACCGCGTCGATCCCATGGCGGACGCCTGCGAGCGCGCGCTGGAACGCGACGATCGTCGAATCACGGACCCGCTGTCCGAACTGGATTACGTCGTCGTCGACGAGCACGAGGTTCGCGAACACGCCGCCCTCGAGACCTTCGAGAACGTCAACACCCGCGAGGAATTCGAGGCGGCTGCGGCCCGTCTCGAGGCGGAGTGA
- a CDS encoding 7-carboxy-7-deazaguanine synthase QueE, whose product MPVSDSVDLGSGADTEGETAADLDAVGLPINELFYSLQGEGILAGVPSVFVRTSGCNLRCWFCDSYHTSWEPTHARLSLAEILAEIDSHDADHVVLTGGEPLLHEASATLLEALADRNYHTTVETNGTIYRDAPIDLASISPKLSSSTPTPERDPTGTGEWERRHETDRIDLDALARLVETYEFQLKFVVTDADDVSEVRDLLEDVRAAADARIRDTDVLLMPEGATRDRLAETGRRVADLAMENGFRYTPRLHVDLWNDAPET is encoded by the coding sequence ATGCCGGTTTCCGACTCCGTCGACCTCGGTTCCGGGGCCGATACCGAAGGCGAGACAGCGGCCGATCTGGACGCCGTGGGGCTTCCGATCAACGAACTGTTCTACTCGCTCCAAGGTGAGGGGATCCTCGCGGGCGTCCCCTCGGTGTTCGTCCGCACCAGCGGGTGCAACCTCCGCTGTTGGTTCTGTGACTCGTATCACACCTCGTGGGAGCCGACTCACGCCCGATTGAGTCTGGCGGAGATCCTCGCCGAGATCGACTCGCACGACGCCGACCACGTCGTTCTCACGGGCGGTGAACCCCTGCTCCACGAGGCAAGCGCCACCTTACTCGAGGCGCTCGCCGACCGGAACTACCACACCACGGTGGAGACGAACGGGACGATCTACCGGGACGCACCGATCGACCTGGCCTCCATCAGCCCGAAACTCTCGAGCAGCACGCCGACGCCCGAACGCGACCCGACGGGAACGGGTGAATGGGAACGACGCCACGAAACCGATCGGATCGACCTCGACGCGCTCGCCCGGTTAGTCGAGACCTACGAATTTCAACTGAAGTTCGTCGTCACCGACGCCGACGACGTTTCTGAGGTCCGCGACCTGCTCGAGGACGTACGGGCGGCCGCCGACGCGCGCATTCGGGACACGGACGTCCTCCTGATGCCCGAAGGGGCGACCCGCGATCGACTCGCGGAAACCGGACGGCGAGTCGCCGACCTCGCGATGGAAAACGGCTTCCGATATACGCCGCGACTGCACGTCGACCTCTGGAACGACGCCCCCGAGACGTGA
- a CDS encoding 6-pyruvoyl trahydropterin synthase family protein: protein MTERIGDRPPAESIDSTAIDGSVSGNRRLLHVGRDRPIRISAGHRIQHHEGKCSRPHGHNYEISVSVAGRLTDEGWVADKGDITDVLFEWDHMFLLEAGDPLVEAFEATGDDDGVVVLEQPPTAEVMSVVLERKLEAALPDTVTEVAVRVSETRELCGGSEI, encoded by the coding sequence ATGACCGAGAGGATAGGCGACCGGCCACCGGCGGAGTCTATCGACAGCACCGCGATCGACGGATCGGTTTCCGGAAACCGACGTCTCCTTCACGTCGGCCGAGACCGTCCGATACGAATCAGTGCGGGGCACCGCATTCAGCACCACGAGGGCAAGTGTTCGCGCCCGCACGGCCACAACTACGAAATCTCCGTCTCGGTCGCGGGTCGCCTGACTGACGAGGGGTGGGTCGCAGACAAAGGCGATATTACAGACGTGCTATTCGAGTGGGACCACATGTTTCTGCTCGAGGCCGGTGATCCGCTCGTCGAGGCTTTCGAGGCGACCGGCGACGACGACGGCGTCGTGGTCCTCGAGCAGCCGCCGACGGCGGAGGTGATGAGCGTCGTCCTCGAACGAAAGCTCGAGGCGGCTCTCCCCGATACGGTCACCGAGGTCGCCGTCCGGGTCAGTGAGACGCGGGAACTCTGCGGGGGGAGCGAGATCTGA
- a CDS encoding ATP-NAD kinase family protein → METIGVVVNPIAGMGGRVGLKGTDGKLEEARRRGAEPRAPKRAREALRSLHRRAPDVTVYTAAGVMGERAARAAGFDPTIVYDPVDGGADSDATDPASAGTTAADTRGAVRALLEHGVDLVLFVGGDGTAVDVAGVLEEHASAEESGADPRDAPTPSRDAETPMLGVPAGVKIYSSVFGVTPADAGRIAAEFDRVEAREVNDIDEDAYREGEVRSELRAVVPVPVAPEVQSGKQVSSGSVDSLAAGFAREIEPDRTYVFGPGSTVGAIETELGIDPSPLGVDVWRASDGADRSGESSGPAVDGTGFEGETDGEDQEDDGGDETRDRDGKARRGGATEADRDGRKGEILARDASESEILAVLEEPVTIVVSPIGGQGFVFGRGNHQISPAVIRRADEITVVAAGEKLDEIDSLRVDTDDAEIDDQLRGWLRVRTGRFTTRLMNVV, encoded by the coding sequence ATGGAAACCATCGGTGTCGTCGTCAACCCGATCGCGGGGATGGGCGGCCGGGTCGGGCTGAAGGGGACCGACGGGAAACTGGAGGAGGCGCGCCGCCGCGGTGCCGAGCCGCGAGCCCCGAAGCGAGCGCGCGAAGCCCTGCGATCGCTGCATCGACGTGCGCCCGACGTCACCGTCTACACGGCCGCGGGTGTGATGGGGGAACGCGCCGCGCGAGCCGCCGGCTTCGACCCGACGATCGTCTACGATCCGGTGGACGGAGGCGCGGACTCGGACGCCACCGATCCAGCGTCCGCGGGGACGACGGCCGCCGATACCCGTGGCGCCGTCCGCGCGCTGCTCGAACACGGCGTCGATCTCGTGTTGTTCGTCGGCGGCGACGGGACCGCCGTCGACGTTGCAGGCGTCCTCGAGGAACACGCCTCGGCCGAAGAATCTGGAGCCGATCCCCGAGACGCACCGACCCCTTCTCGGGACGCCGAGACGCCGATGCTCGGCGTTCCGGCGGGCGTCAAGATCTACTCGTCGGTCTTCGGCGTGACGCCGGCCGACGCCGGCCGGATCGCCGCCGAATTCGACCGCGTCGAGGCCCGCGAGGTAAACGATATCGACGAGGACGCCTATCGCGAGGGAGAGGTACGGTCCGAACTGCGGGCCGTCGTCCCGGTCCCCGTCGCACCGGAGGTTCAGTCGGGCAAGCAGGTCTCGAGCGGCAGCGTCGATTCCCTGGCGGCGGGGTTCGCCCGCGAGATCGAACCGGACCGGACCTACGTCTTCGGCCCCGGGAGCACCGTCGGTGCGATCGAGACGGAACTCGGAATCGATCCCTCGCCGTTGGGCGTCGACGTCTGGCGTGCGAGCGACGGCGCCGACAGGTCGGGCGAATCGAGCGGCCCGGCCGTGGACGGAACCGGGTTCGAGGGCGAAACAGACGGCGAAGATCAGGAAGACGACGGCGGTGATGAAACGAGGGACCGCGACGGGAAAGCGCGGCGGGGCGGTGCAACCGAAGCAGATCGAGACGGACGGAAGGGGGAGATTCTGGCCCGTGACGCGTCGGAATCGGAGATCCTCGCGGTTCTCGAAGAGCCGGTCACGATCGTCGTCTCACCGATCGGCGGCCAGGGGTTCGTCTTCGGACGGGGAAACCATCAGATTTCGCCGGCAGTGATCCGGCGGGCCGACGAGATCACGGTCGTCGCCGCCGGAGAGAAACTCGACGAGATCGATTCGTTGCGCGTCGACACCGACGATGCCGAGATCGACGATCAGTTACGGGGCTGGCTGCGGGTCCGGACGGGTCGATTCACGACGCGGCTCATGAACGTGGTGTGA
- a CDS encoding winged helix-turn-helix domain-containing protein, which produces MSRSRTEHNEADSAVVLSALGSKYSAEILCAAGTPKSAQALSEAIEIPIATCYRRIEELVDAGLLTCEGRQLSDEGRRTNIYRRTLDEIEIDFSDDAPEFSRQRRTEAKNRLQDQLED; this is translated from the coding sequence ATGTCTCGGAGTCGAACAGAACATAACGAAGCGGATTCAGCAGTGGTTCTCTCCGCGCTCGGGAGCAAATACAGCGCGGAAATCCTGTGCGCGGCGGGGACGCCGAAATCCGCGCAGGCGTTGAGCGAGGCCATCGAGATTCCGATCGCGACCTGCTATCGCCGGATCGAAGAACTCGTCGACGCCGGGCTATTGACCTGCGAAGGGCGGCAACTCTCCGACGAGGGCCGGCGGACGAACATCTACCGACGAACGCTCGACGAGATCGAGATCGATTTTTCGGACGACGCACCGGAGTTTTCGCGACAACGGCGGACCGAAGCCAAAAACAGGCTGCAAGATCAACTCGAAGACTAG